Genomic segment of Pogona vitticeps strain Pit_001003342236 chromosome 15, PviZW2.1, whole genome shotgun sequence:
gggaagaaaggtggGTTGggttgagggtttttttcctagGGAGCATGCGCATTGCTTGcagtctctctttcccccccccaccccccgtgaaCATCCCTCCCTGACGGCAGGGCTCTTGGCCGCAATAGACCGAGGCGTTTGCAAGGGAGCCGggaagggacggggggggggcgcacaGAAGCcgggaacagcagcagcagcaacagcgccCCCCTAATCTCCTGCCtgcacccctccctcccctccttttggACCCCCTTCCCTGGGGGAGTCATGGCCGAGGGAGACGATCTCCACTCCTTCACCTCCATCATGGATGCCCTCGTCCGGATCAGCGTGAGGATCGGGCCCacggaggggtgggtgggggtgggtggatggggagggggggtgcgGGTGGGGGGCAAAGGGAGAGGAGGGGTGCCAGCTGGCCCTATACCTCCAGGCATCCCTGCATCTATTATCCAGCGCGCTCTGCACCCAGGTCGGGTTTTTATCTATTGAGATCGGCGGAATGTAACGTGGGGATGCGTCGGGGCGTAACGCGGGTCGGGCGCGGCGGGTCCTGGAAGTATGCTTTCGGGGCGGGCCCGGCTGTGCCAAAGGGGGGTGACCCTCGGCTCCCACGGGCATCCTATTGTCTTCCTTATACCTGCGTGACGCCTGGCTttgtggctgcttccaggctaAGCAACGCCTCTTCacccccccaataaataaataaataaataaatctgccaccaccaccccaaaaaatctGGGGTTCCCGCCTCCTCTCTTGCTCATTAgcttaagcacacacacacctattcCCCCTCCTCGCTCTAATTTCCCCAGGTCCcagggcttcctcctcctccggggcTGGGAGGCGAAAAGATGCTTGCGGGCATCCGAGCACATCCTCCCGTCGCCATggcaacctcctcctcctcctctcccaggGCTGCTTGGCAGGCCTGTGGTCCAGCATCTCCCTcccgctctctcgctctctcttgctcgctctctttcctcctccctccctccccacccttctCTATCCTTTTGTGCAAAACCTTTTCACTAGCgaagaaatatatacatatatttatatatatatatatatatatatattaaaaacccGGCCATGGCATCTCGGCGGTCGGTGGGCAACAAGGTGAGAGCATGCTTGTCCCTTGAGAAAATGGGGTGCTGGAGGCTGGGCCAGATTCTCCCTTGGGGGGTGGGCTTGCGGGCTGGAAAAAGGGGCGTTTCAGAGATGCATCATGAGGCTTTTTTCCTAGAGGTGTGGGGCAcgggggggggttgctttgtCGCCTCCCTTCCCTCGGCACTGCAAGATGGGTGTGGAAGCCGGCAAAGGGGGCTGCACGGCCAGGGTGGGAGAATCGCCCACCCCAAAGAGAGACACGGATGCCCTTGAATGGGACGAGCGTGCAGCAGCCACTGGGAAGACAGCCAAAAAGTGTCTATAGAGCGAGGAGGTGGGGGtcctatctccctccctccctgtccccCCCACCATGCTCAGCGgttggaaaggagggggggaaattgcTCGCCCTTTATGGATCTGGTGAACCGATGATCCGGTTCCTAGACAGCTGGAGGCCATCTCCGGACAGGGAGCAGGCCGGGTGCAGGATCTGGCCCTGGGCTGTCTGGGGGAAATCGTAGATATTGGATGGGAGGGCAGGAGAAGATGATGGGCTCGTGGTTCGGCATATCGGGAGGGGCTGCCCGGTGGCGGGATTCTGTTCCAGATCTTTATGCTCGCCCGTAGCGGCTGAGTCCGTCCCCCCTTTGCGCCCGCATGCCTGTTTTTATGTGGGGCGAAAATTATTAGGCTAGCAAGCGCTATCTCTACCGACTCTAGCCGTCCTTTTATAATTATGCTAATCTTATTACAGTAATCTTATTATAGTCATAGTCATCTTTATTCTATAGTAATTTTAGAACGgcaggagctggaaggggcccgatagatcatccagtccagccccattaaaggaggcgcacgtgggggaatcgaacccgcgacctctggctacagagccaaagacctatccagcagtttagaGTCTGTCCAGCCCAGAAATTCCCAAAATGTTTTGGGCATCCCAACCTTTATTTGGCTCTTTGATAAACTTCCACtgagatcctcctcctcctttaatcATGGAGCGCGAAGGGGTCTctgaggccatctagtccaacccccggctcaaggcaggaactcaaatccaagcagatctgacggatGAGGGTCGAATTGTATCTTGcatgcctccaacgttggagtgCTCGCCCCCTCCCGAaatcatgggttccgttgtcgtactgctctaacagttgagactTTCCCCCACTCCATATCCCATGTTCCTTCCCCATCTGTCAATCATCCATCCCGGAGtacatttcattgttttttttagcAGGGGTGGGAAGGATAAATGTTTCCCCTGTTGGAGTTTTCTCTCCCCCTTCTAAGCTTTATGAATCCATCGATGTCCACGTACCTACATATCCATATATTAACAAACTTTGAGGATTGTGTAGTGATACTGCCCTCTTGTGTGTGTCGGGTGCAAAGTAACAAGAGTACGAGGAAGACAGAAGGGAATTCTTCAAGTTCTGAACATAGTTAATTCTCAagtcaggctgtatttttcaggggAAGGACACAGCACAAGAGGAAAGAGggatgaggagggaagaggaaaacaagaacaCCAAGGAATGTTGTTTTCATGTGATCGTGCTTGGCTTTGGTTTTAAACTAGCTTGCGTTTTCACACTTGCCTTTAAAAAATGGCCCTTTCTCAGACGTATGTCGGAAACGAAAGATATTAAAAACTGCCCTTCTGTTGACCGGGGTGATGGAGGAGGGACGGAGCCGGGAAATGGGCTTACCGTCCTCCGTGGCCAGCGGGGAAACCAGGAGAGCCAGAGAGATTTCGCGTCTTCCGCCAGCCAGCTTATTCGCCTCTGTAGAGCTGCTGGTCGCCTGCGGTGACTGAGCGAGGGTGGTTCTAAGGCAAGGGCGCTCCCAGATGTGGTCTGGGAGTGATCGCCAGATTCGGGGAAGAGAACAGAGAGATCTAGAAGGGAAGGGACTCTGGCCGACCTCCCCCTTTATCctccttttcctgccctttcagaccagcatgaAGAACATGGAGCGAGAACTGCTTTGTCCGGTTTGTAAGGAAATGTATAAGCAGCCCGTCGTGTTACCCTGCATGCATAACGTTTGCCACATCTGTGCCACCGAGGTCCTCCTCCAGCAGGGCTACATCTGTCCAGACCCCACCTCGGAGCCGACCTCGCCGGCGTCCACCCCGGCCACACGGAGCCCCCGCCTGGGACGCCGGGTCGTGCCCAAACCGGAGCGCCTGGACCGGCTCCTCAAATCCGGTGAGTAGGCACCCCAAATTCTCAGATCCTATTTATAGCAAGAAATGTTGGGGGGGTGTCGTGCATTTCCGTGGGGGAAACATTCGTTCTACTCCTCTTTCTAAGAACATTCCCACCCCTGGGCAGTTTTGTGGGACAGAAACAGAACCCCAGTGAACTTCTTGTTCTTGAGTTCTGAGCAAGCCGCGAAGTCTCTAGTGCCTTAGCAAgcgtatttatttacttattcatttaaaacatttttaacccCCCACCATCTTTCTCATTCCTAAACGACCCAAGACATAGACGGTCCATATGGGTGGAGCAGAAGACATTATATAGCAAAAGGAAGCATTGCAAATCACTTTGCACGCAGAGGAGACTGATTGCACACAAGTTGGGTGAGCCCCAGGACAGAAGCAGGAAGTCTCTAATGAATGGCTGACTCTAATttatgaaacaggattttggccaatgtctttTTAATGCATGACGGGGAGAAAAAAAGCTATAGAGGCCCAGTAACAACCTGCTTAGCGTCATTGGATAATAAGCAATACTACCGCTAGGTTCTGCCCCCTTCCAAATAATGTTTTACATTGTTTCATTACAGGGATACCTTTAGATCTCTGCAGgtcttgaaaaagttactttttgggaataGAATCCGCAGAGTTGCTTTTAAGAAGGCTTCCAGGAGTGACCGTTCActtctgtttgtttattctttttcCGCTCCCAGAGGTGGGTTTGTTGAGGAGCAACAAAATTAGGCTAAGCTCTCAACCAGCTTCTGGGCGGACTTGTTTGTCCTTTCCTAGTCTAATCAGTCCGGTTGGAGAGAACAGAAAGCTCACAAAACAACCCCTTCTGTTGTCATTTATTGGGATTTAAGGGTAAACTACTCTTGCACATGGAGGTTCCATCAACTCCGCATGGACAGCAGTTATTGAGGCACCTCTTCCTTTGCTGTGCATGACATTAAACATCCGCGTGTTACAGGGTTTCGTCTCTCTTGTCCCTCATGCCAGGTTTCGGCACGTACCCGGGGCGGAAACGAGGGGGCGTGCACCCCCCGAGTGTCCTCTTCCCCTGCCCGTTGTGCCAGCGCAGCGTGGACCTGGGCGAGCGAGGCTTGGGCAGCCTTTTCCGCAACCTGACGCTGGAGCGTGTCGTGGAGCGCTACCGCCACACCATCAACGTCAGCGCGGCCATCATGTGCCAGTTTTGCAAGCCCCCGCAACTGGAGGCCACGAAGGGCTGCACCGAGTGCAAATCCAGCTTTTGCAACGAGTGCTTCAAGCTGTATCACCCGTGGGGCACCCAGAAGGCGCAGCACGAGCCCACCCCGCCCACGCTCAATTTTCGACCCAAAGTAAGGGGGggtttccctcttctctctctctctctttctcatatccacgggatcagtatccagtgattcacttatctatgttctgaaaatattaaaaattgtagCAGAAAAATtctgggaaatacagtggtgccccgtttgatgacgataatccattccgttaaaatcgctgtacagcgaaatcgtcataatgcaaaaacacacacattgtaatgcattgaaaactggttaatgcattccaatggggaaatacctcatcatccagtgaagattgcccatagagaaccaccaatcagctgtttaaaatcgctgttttgcgacgcttctgtccggaaaacagccattttgcaaagggaagccagccattttgcaaagggaagccattttcctgagccggaaaaatcatcgttttgcgaacaaacggttcgtgaagcaaggacctaatcaacgtaaaatgaaaatcccccataggaaacaaacgtcatcatcaagcgatttcgtcgttcagcggggtaagcgtctagcggggcaccactgtatatatatttctaatgatgaggttatcagaattggccactaaagggagccagagaccacgttACACATAGCATTCACCAGTGTGTTCACTATCatccatgtttttcagtatccacggggggGAGTTGGAACCCTTCCTGCGCGGATACGGGATCCTGCTGTATACTggatttctgtctctctctttttttttttttttgttcgtttctttttcctcttcaggGTCTGATGTGCCCAGAGCACAGGGAGGAGGTGACACATTATTGCAAGACCTGCCAGCGTCTGCTCTGCCAGCTGTGCCGCGTACGCCGCACACACACAGGTCACAAGATCTCGCCTGTGCTCAGCGCCTACCAGGCgctcaaggtgagatatttgtAGAGGCGGTTAAGCTTGCAACACGGGAAGGTAGGGGAACAGCAGATTATTGGTGGACAGAGGTATAGAAAGGTCACAAAgtgtgttttggatttttttgggactacagatcccatgctTCTCCTGTCTGGAAGCCCCACCTCCATAGCTCTGGACTTACAGGCATCTTAgcttgtgctcacctggagagaaggcccagctgggcctaacttcctgtttgaaacgGAAGCTGCCCCAATGGGTGCTGGGAAACTTCCTggtcaaacaggaagttaggcctatccTTGGGCAAAACTAGGTGGTTCTTTAGCCAGGTTTCTCGAAGGCTCACATGATCCAGGGAAGCAAGGATCACATGAGTTAGGAATCATTTTGACCTCTCTTTTTCCCTGTCCCGTTTTCCTTCCGCACTCCAGGATAAACTGACGAAAAGCCTGGCGTACATTCTGAGCAATCAAGACACCGTGCAGGCTCAAATTAacgagctggaagagaccctcagACTAACAGAGGTAGGATCTTTTCACCTTTCATACTCATGACCAGGCCCTGCCCCAGTACTCACTAAGGACTAGGGATGTGAAGAGTATTCAGTCAGTGTCTCGTTCTTTTTGGTTCAGCTGAGATGCACcaacaaggaattttcaagccctgtgaaATTTCTCGCCTCCAGTGCGAGAGCAAGACAAGAAGTACTTTGGCCTCTATCCTCCCTTTTTCAACCTCATTAAAGTCACCCCAATTAAAGTCTCCTCCTTTTTCAACCTCATTAAAGTCACCTCAATTTGCACAAAAGGCCTCTGGGCCGAACCCGTGTCCTTCCTCTGGGAGGAGCAAAGCGTGTACAGACCGACACCTATACATGCGGAATAAGTACAAAATGATTGATTCTTTGACAAGGCACGAGCACCCCATTCAGTGCTTCTATTCCAAAGCACTGAATGGGTTATTTGTGGCTTTTCGGAAAATCGTTCTGAGCCATGGGGAAACTCATTGAGAGCGGAAGAAATATCTCAGCTTCTTTCTCAGGCGAGGGGTGTGTGAAAAGTGATGTTTTAATGATCCTTACATGTATAAATGATATTGGCAATGTCTGTCACTGGGATACGTGATAGGGCCTGGGAAATTCATACTGAGCTGCTATGATAGAAAGAGCCGCCTGATTTTTCTACCTTCTGTGTGACAAACAACCCTCCTCCCGTTGCAGGCCAACGGGGCGCAGGCCAAGGAGGAAGTGGCGCGGCTGATGCGTGGCTTAAGCGCCTTGCTGGAAGAGAAGCAGACCTCCTTGCTCAACGCCATTGAGGAGTGCCGGCAGGACCGGGTCTCGAACCTGCGGGCCCAGCTGCACGAACACCGGGCCATGATGGAGAACTCGGGCATGGTGGGCTACGCGCAAGAGGTGCTGAAGGAGACCGACCAGCCTTGCTTCGTCCAGGCGGCCAAACAGCTCCACACCAGGTCTGTTCCGAgcgcagcccccccaccccccggatgGCTCCGGGCTCCTATCGAACAACAAGACAGGAGCTCTTTAGGGGCTTATTGTTCGCCATGCTGATTGCTCAAGGTCTACCCCACAACAAGTTCGTCCCCCGCTTTCTCTCCCGTCGacgtttcccttcccttctgtcgTCCCTTAGGATCATCCGGGCGACGGATTCCCTGCAGGCTTTCCGACCGGCCGCCAGCGCCTCCTTCAGCCACTTCCAGGTGGACGTCAGCCGGGAGCTGAAACTGCTCACAGATCTTACCTTTATCAAGGGTAGGTCGGACAGTTACCTGGATCTAGGGGATAGGTGGGTaagggggggggcagcgggaTCTTGACGTTGGACTTCTCAGCCTCAGACGGCCGGGACTGGTTTTCTCAATGGTGGGGTTTGCCCATGGCTGGAAAGACCCTGGCTTGCATCTGTTGCCCAGTGGGGTTCATTGCAAACCGCCGTAGGGTGACCCCCCCCATGGAACCCCAATAATGGAGCCCCTTGGTTTGGGAGGGGACACACACCACCCGTATAGGCCCGCGATGTGGGTTGCGACAGAGGCGTCCGTGTGTAAAACCTGCTGAAGATCCAGTAGAGTCCGTTGGAGATCCGGCGGTGAGTAGAACATGGCCCGATCAAGCCAACTCTtgttcatcatcctcatcctgcCATGATCCTTCACGCACCACCAGATCGATAGGACAACTCTGGtgggactttttcttttcttcacatcGCTAAAACTCTTTCAAATCCCACCGGGGACGACATCTTTCCCTCGTCACGGCAAACACCCCTGCATCCCATAATCCACCGCCCGCCCGATCTCCCAGGCGCAGCGCCCCCTCCTCACGCCACCGACGCCGCCCCCCCCTCCCGGAGGCCCACGTCCTGCTCCGCGCCTGGCTGTTGACCCATCTGCTTTACCTCTCTTTGTTTATAGGCTGAGGCAACTGCTGAGTCTACATCGGAGTAAAAACGAGGCAAGTCATCTGTCACCCAGCTCAACCCTTcctggccctccctccctccctctctcaatccTGCTCTCCGCACCCATCCATCCGCTCACTCGCTCCCCCCTCTgcgtgtctttttctttttttaaataaaattgatttctcCTTTCCGGTACCAGTCTGGGCTATAGCCTGTATAGCACAGAATGCAAGGATTTGAGCTCTCTTCTCTCTGGTGTTCAAATCAGGTTCCTAGTCCTCATGGATGCAAGAAAAGAAATCTTAAAAGAGGTCACCCTTTTGACATCCCTAAAAGGCCGTGGGCGTCTACACTGCCTGGTTATAGCAGTCTGAGTCCACCATTTAAGCTGTAGTGGAATGCTGGGTAATGTAGTTGAAGGAGGGGCTAAGCCCTCTCTGGTGTAGCTCGAGTTGCAGTTGAAGTAGCGAAAAGCGTCATCTTGTGAAATAGGTCCCGAAAAAAAGCCCATCTTGCGATGCATGGACTGAAACATCattcagcgaaaatcgcccataggaaacactgttttgcgaagcgcaacggtgatcgcaaaaagtcgtcgtcatgcagatttgtcgttttgcAAGGTCAGCgcctagtggggcaccactgtaatagtgtACGCTATGCATAACattgtctctgtctccctctagtggccagtcccggtaatttcatcattaaaatatataccgtatttttcgcaccataagacgcactttttccccacaaaacaggggagtggaaagtctgtgtgtcttatggagcgaagaaaacagattatattttcctgttttcttctcctaaaaaattagtgcgtcttatggaaaggtgcgtcttatggagcgaaaaatacgggtatattggagatttttcctttaatatttttaatattaaaagataagtgaatcagcggataccgattctgtggataagggggtcctgcgGTAACTCTACAGTGTAGACATCCCCTTTGTCTTGGAATAGGGGGTTGTGGGGTGTGGGCAAATGGTTTCAGATGCCCTCTGTGCTTTACCTGACTTCTTCCCCCATCTTCCCCTCTTACCCCCACTAGTACTTACTGCTTCTTAATTTGTGCCCCTTAACAACCTGCGTCCCCTCCCCCCGCCGCATTTACAGAATGCCATGGAAATCTCATATGTTCGATTGCTTAAGTtatgcctgaaaataagccctagtagaattttttcaggatgctcctaatggaagccctacccccaaaaaaagccatagttaagtgagaccctgccctccacttttgtgcagcaaccaaagaagatgatggcatgactgtaaagcatcccctgaaaataagccctaatgtgttttttggagcaaaaattaatatcagaccctgtcttattttcggggaaacccGGTCGGTGGTTCATGGCGAtgtagtggaaccagggctcCCCGGGTGGAAGGGACTACGATGTGATCTGCCACCTCCCGTAGGTTTTCTCGTTCCCACTGAGCTGAACTGCCATCTTCAAAGTAACTGGGCGAGAAATGGGTTTTTCCACAATTAGTTTCCGCTGCCGACTATCACGATGAGGTTTGTGCTTCCAGAAAACAGGCCCCCCCCACGGCTCTGCCCCAAGATGCCCGCTCACCCCTGTCGGTAAGGTAAGGATTAGGGCCTTTGGCCTTTCCAGCTCCCCTCAGccccaaggatgatgggagttgtcgcCCAACAACCGCTTCTGAGCTGCGCGACCCGTCTTGTTCTACGCCCTTCTTCCCCTCGTTCGGGGTGGCGTCTCCATGTTTTCCTTTTGGGTGACCCGTCGTGTACAACCCCCGGTGACCATCAACCCCCGTCcgccttctccccttcccttcttttccacGCCGCGATCTGTCTCgtcccgccgcctcctcctcccgaCCGTCCCTCCTCCCGCATCCACCATcgcctcctctctttctctgccttcctcccttcccctcccttttccctttcccagGACTCGCACTCACTGCCTCTCTCTCGCTCCCTGGACTCTTCTCAGCAGCTTGACCCGTCTAGCTgactcttccccttctcttctccttcccccgTTCCTGCCCGCCGGTCCTCCCGGGGCCCGAGTGcggttctctttttttgcctcttgGAAACCCACCCCCTCCAGCCCGTAGCTGGTTTGTCTGTCGGTCCGTCCGGAAACACCCGAGCGGTTGAGCGCGGTTCCCCCCCCGTCTGACGCCacccctgcctttcccctccctttctatCTCCCGCCGCAGCTCCGGAAGCCCCTGTGATCGACACGCAGCGCACCTACGCGTACGACCAGATTTTCCTCTGCTGGCGCCTGCCCCAGCATTCCCCGCCAGCGTGGCATTACACGGTGGAGTTCCGCCGGGCCGAGCCCAAGGGGAAAGCTTTGAAACTCTGGCAAAGGAGGGAGGAAGTGAGAGGCACCAGTGCCGTGGTGGAGTACCTGGACACCGACTGCGTCTACGTCTTGC
This window contains:
- the TRIM46 gene encoding tripartite motif-containing protein 46 isoform X3, encoding MAEGDDLHSFTSIMDALVRISTSMKNMERELLCPVCKEMYKQPVVLPCMHNVCHICATEVLLQQGYICPDPTSEPTSPASTPATRSPRLGRRVVPKPERLDRLLKSGFGTYPGRKRGGVHPPSVLFPCPLCQRSVDLGERGLGSLFRNLTLERVVERYRHTINVSAAIMCQFCKPPQLEATKGCTECKSSFCNECFKLYHPWGTQKAQHEPTPPTLNFRPKGLMCPEHREEVTHYCKTCQRLLCQLCRVRRTHTGHKISPVLSAYQALKDKLTKSLAYILSNQDTVQAQINELEETLRLTEANGAQAKEEVARLMRGLSALLEEKQTSLLNAIEECRQDRVSNLRAQLHEHRAMMENSGMVGYAQEVLKETDQPCFVQAAKQLHTRIIRATDSLQAFRPAASASFSHFQVDVSRELKLLTDLTFIKAPEAPVIDTQRTYAYDQIFLCWRLPQHSPPAWHYTVEFRRAEPKGKALKLWQRREEVRGTSAVVEYLDTDCVYVLRVRGCNKAGFGEYSEDIYLHTPPAPGTTPTAATTAGRRTPRWTPRRRSPS
- the TRIM46 gene encoding tripartite motif-containing protein 46 isoform X1; the encoded protein is MAEGDDLHSFTSIMDALVRISTSMKNMERELLCPVCKEMYKQPVVLPCMHNVCHICATEVLLQQGYICPDPTSEPTSPASTPATRSPRLGRRVVPKPERLDRLLKSGFGTYPGRKRGGVHPPSVLFPCPLCQRSVDLGERGLGSLFRNLTLERVVERYRHTINVSAAIMCQFCKPPQLEATKGCTECKSSFCNECFKLYHPWGTQKAQHEPTPPTLNFRPKGLMCPEHREEVTHYCKTCQRLLCQLCRVRRTHTGHKISPVLSAYQALKDKLTKSLAYILSNQDTVQAQINELEETLRLTEANGAQAKEEVARLMRGLSALLEEKQTSLLNAIEECRQDRVSNLRAQLHEHRAMMENSGMVGYAQEVLKETDQPCFVQAAKQLHTRIIRATDSLQAFRPAASASFSHFQVDVSRELKLLTDLTFIKAPEAPVIDTQRTYAYDQIFLCWRLPQHSPPAWHYTVEFRRAEPKGKALKLWQRREEVRGTSAVVEYLDTDCVYVLRVRGCNKAGFGEYSEDIYLHTPPAPVLNFFLDNRWGFNRERLAISKDQRAVRSVAGLPMLFAAERLMTSCHLSIDLVIGDVAVTQGRSYWACCVDPSSYLVKVGVGLESKLQEWFQVPQDVVSPRYDPDSGHDSGAEDTTLDTSPPFAFLTIGMGKILLSHGVALTSSRDPGNCTVPLPPRVGICLDYERGKVTFFDAVSYRSLWECGVDCSGPVCPAFCFIGGGALHLQELVANRQERKVTIGGFSKLD
- the TRIM46 gene encoding tripartite motif-containing protein 46 isoform X2, which encodes MASRRSVGNKTSMKNMERELLCPVCKEMYKQPVVLPCMHNVCHICATEVLLQQGYICPDPTSEPTSPASTPATRSPRLGRRVVPKPERLDRLLKSGFGTYPGRKRGGVHPPSVLFPCPLCQRSVDLGERGLGSLFRNLTLERVVERYRHTINVSAAIMCQFCKPPQLEATKGCTECKSSFCNECFKLYHPWGTQKAQHEPTPPTLNFRPKGLMCPEHREEVTHYCKTCQRLLCQLCRVRRTHTGHKISPVLSAYQALKDKLTKSLAYILSNQDTVQAQINELEETLRLTEANGAQAKEEVARLMRGLSALLEEKQTSLLNAIEECRQDRVSNLRAQLHEHRAMMENSGMVGYAQEVLKETDQPCFVQAAKQLHTRIIRATDSLQAFRPAASASFSHFQVDVSRELKLLTDLTFIKAPEAPVIDTQRTYAYDQIFLCWRLPQHSPPAWHYTVEFRRAEPKGKALKLWQRREEVRGTSAVVEYLDTDCVYVLRVRGCNKAGFGEYSEDIYLHTPPAPVLNFFLDNRWGFNRERLAISKDQRAVRSVAGLPMLFAAERLMTSCHLSIDLVIGDVAVTQGRSYWACCVDPSSYLVKVGVGLESKLQEWFQVPQDVVSPRYDPDSGHDSGAEDTTLDTSPPFAFLTIGMGKILLSHGVALTSSRDPGNCTVPLPPRVGICLDYERGKVTFFDAVSYRSLWECGVDCSGPVCPAFCFIGGGALHLQELVANRQERKVTIGGFSKLD